From a region of the Streptomyces tirandamycinicus genome:
- a CDS encoding acetyl-CoA C-acetyltransferase: MSTEAYVYDAIRTPRGRGKADGALHGTKPIDLVVGLIREIRSRFPGLDPAAIDDIVLGVVGPVGDQGSDIARISAIAAGLPDTVAGVQENRFCASGLEAVNMAAMKVRSGWEDLVLAGGVESMSRVPMASDGGAWFADPMTNFDTHFVPQGIGADLIATIEGFSRRDVDDYAALSQERAAAAWKDGRFDRSVVPVKDRNGLVVLDHDEHMRPGTTADSLAALKPSFAGIGDMGGFDAVALQTYHWVERIDHVHHAGNSSGIVDGASLVAVGSEEVGRRYGLAPRARIVSAAVSGSEPTIMLTGPAPATRKALARAGLTIDDIDLVEINEAFAAVVLRFVKDMGLSLDKVNVNGGAIALGHPLGATGAMILGTLVDELERQDKRYGLATLCVGGGMGIATIVERV, encoded by the coding sequence GTGAGTACCGAAGCGTATGTGTACGACGCGATCCGCACCCCGCGCGGCCGCGGCAAGGCCGACGGCGCCCTGCACGGCACCAAGCCCATCGATCTCGTGGTCGGCCTGATCCGCGAGATCCGCTCCCGCTTCCCGGGGCTCGACCCGGCCGCGATCGACGACATCGTGCTCGGGGTCGTGGGCCCGGTCGGCGACCAGGGCTCGGACATCGCCCGGATCTCCGCCATCGCCGCCGGACTGCCCGACACCGTCGCGGGCGTCCAGGAGAACCGCTTCTGCGCCTCCGGCCTGGAGGCCGTCAACATGGCGGCCATGAAGGTCCGCTCCGGCTGGGAGGACCTGGTCCTCGCCGGAGGCGTCGAATCGATGTCGCGCGTGCCGATGGCGTCCGACGGCGGCGCCTGGTTCGCCGACCCGATGACCAACTTCGACACCCACTTCGTGCCGCAGGGCATCGGCGCCGACCTGATCGCCACCATCGAGGGCTTCTCCCGGCGGGACGTGGACGACTACGCGGCGCTGTCCCAGGAGCGGGCGGCCGCCGCCTGGAAGGACGGCCGCTTCGACCGCTCCGTCGTCCCGGTGAAGGACCGCAACGGCCTCGTCGTCCTCGACCACGACGAGCACATGCGCCCGGGCACCACCGCGGACTCGCTGGCCGCCCTCAAGCCGTCGTTCGCGGGCATCGGGGACATGGGCGGCTTCGACGCGGTCGCGCTCCAGACGTACCACTGGGTGGAGCGGATCGACCACGTCCACCATGCGGGCAACTCCTCCGGCATCGTCGACGGCGCCTCGCTCGTGGCAGTCGGCTCCGAGGAGGTCGGCCGGCGGTACGGGCTCGCGCCCCGCGCGCGGATCGTCTCCGCGGCGGTCTCCGGATCCGAGCCGACCATCATGCTCACCGGGCCCGCCCCCGCCACCCGCAAGGCGCTCGCCAGGGCCGGGCTGACCATCGACGACATCGACCTCGTCGAGATCAACGAGGCGTTCGCCGCCGTCGTCCTGCGCTTCGTGAAGGACATGGGGCTGTCCCTCGACAAGGTCAACGTCAACGGCGGAGCCATCGCGCTGGGCCACCCGCTCGGCGCCACCGGCGCCATGATCCTCGGCACCCTCGTCGACGAACTGGAGCGCCAGGACAAGCGGTACGGCCTCGCCACCCTCTGCGTCGGCGGCGGCATGGGCATCGCCACGATCGTCGAACGCGTCTGA